The Syntrophobotulus glycolicus DSM 8271 DNA window ATTTTCCGCCAGTTCCCGGGCAAAGACCTCAGGATAACCCCCTCCTAAAATCAGCCCGTCGCATTCCGGCAGTGCTGTGTCCTGAAGCGGGCTGAAATAGCGGATTTTGGCCCCCATCTCCTCCAACAGCTCCAGGCTGTCCTGGTAATAAAAACAGAAAGCCTTATCCCGGGCCACCGCAACCGTAACCTCGCCTTTTCTGAGCACCGGTTGATCCTCATAACGGATATCCTCGGCCCCTGCGGCGATTTCCAGCAAGGCCGCCAGATCAATCGTCCCTGCGGCCTGCTGCCCCAGCCTGACGGTCTTTTCCCGGAGATCCTCGACCTCCGCAGCGGTAATCAGCCCCAGGTGCCTGCTTGCCAATGAAAGCTCCTTGTGGTAAGGAAAATAGCCCAGCACCGGTATACCTGTTTCCTTCTCGATCATTTTCCGGTAGAGAGGGAACATCCCCGGAGAGAGACGGTTCAAAATAATCCCCCGGATATTGCTTTCCGGCCTGAAGCGGATAAAACCCTGGATCAAAGCCGCCAGGGAAAGGGAGGAACCTTTGCCGTCCACGATCAGGACGACCGGCGTCCCGGTGACCCGGGCCAGGTGGTAAGAACTGGCTGTCGTACTGTCGGCTCCCAACCCGTCGTAATATCCCATTGCCCCTTCCAGAATGGCCAGATCGGCGGTCCGGGAATTCCGCACCAGAAGGTAACGGCATACCCCTTCCGGAAGCAGGAATACGTCCAGGTTCCTGGCTTTTACCCCGGTCACCTCGGAATGAAACATCGGATCAATATAATCGGGGCCGCATTTAAAAGCGGCCGGGGTCAACCCTTTAGTCAGCAAAGCCTGGAGGATGGCACAGGTGATCGTGGTTTTGCCGCCGCCGCTGTTGAACGCACTGAACATCAAACGGGGGATCTTTGCTTTCATGCCAAGGCCCCGCTTTCCGCCGTAATCACAAACACCGGATTTTGGCCGGTCAGCAAGTGATAACCGCCAAGTTTTTGGGCTTTGGAAATCCCGACCTGGATGATCTCCGCTTTAAGGTCAGTCCTGCCCTCATAATAAGCGGCAGCCTGAGTAAGCGTCTGCAGCGTAATGGCCGTGAGCACTACCCTGGCCCGGGGGTTTTTGGCATAAACCAGGTCCAGGATATCCTTTAGCCGACCACCGCTCCCCCCAATAAAAGCCTTGTCGGGACAAGGAAGCGCGGCCAGTCCTTCCGGAGCGGCAGCCTGAAGAATATGCAGGTTATACGCGGCAAACTTCTGCTTGTTCTGCTGAAGAAGGTCCACTGCCCCCGGTTCTTTTTCGATCGCAAACACCGTACCTTCCGTAAGCCGCAAGGCCATCTCCACCGCTACCGAACCAGTCCCCGCGCCGATATCATAAACTGTATCACCGGCGGCAAGCTGCAGCTTGGACAGGACGACCGCCCGGATCTCCTGTTTGGTCATGGGGGCATCTCCCCGAATGAACATCCCGTCCGGCAGCCCGGAGGTGGTCAACTCCCCTTGGACCGGGCTGTTGTTAAACACCAGCATTACGCTTAACTCGGCAAAATCTTCCTCAGCCAGGGCTTCCGCAGTCCCCGTCGTGATCCGCTCCCCCGGATAAGACAGGTTTTCTCCGACACTGACCCGGACAGTTTCCAGCCCGGACCGGCAGAGTTCCCTGCACACCGCCGCCGGCGTGCAGGAACCTCCGGTCATGATGAAAACAGTCCGATGCCGCATCACCCGGTTCAGGACATTGCCGTCTCGCCCGTGCAGGCTCAGGACATTGACATCCTGCCAGGGTATCCCGAGTCGGGAACAAAATACCTGCAGAGAGCTGAGACCGCAAATCAATCTGATCTCCTCCCGCTTTCCGGTCTCCAGCAGGCGCTTGGCCAGGCTGTAAAAGCCGACATCCCCGGAAACAAGGACAGACGCTTCTTCCTCTTGCCCCAGGCCGGTCAAATAGTTGTTGATTTCCTTGACATTGCTGGAGTAAAACATCTCTTTCCGGAAATGTTCAAAGGGTTCTAAGACCCGCTTGTCCCCGATCAGATAGCGGCTGTTTTGAATGGCCCCTACGGCTTCCTCCGTCATTGTCTTCCTGTCGCCGGGTCCGATCCCGACAATATTGATTCTGGGCATTTTCCTTCCCACCTGTCTAAATGACTTCCTTCACCCGGTCCGCCAGTACTTCGGCCAGCCGGTTATCCGTACCCAGAGTCCGTCCGAACGTGATCCGGACATCGGAATAACCCTGTAAAAATTCATTGATCTCCTTGGGAATATCTTCTTTGATATGGACGCCTTCAAAAAGAAAATAAGGAATAACTTTAATGTCTTTGATCCCCTGCCCAATGAGTTTATTTAGTCCTTGCTCCAGGTTGGTTTCGGAAAATTGCAGGAAAGCTTTTTCCACGTACTTCAAACCCAGAATTCGTTTCACCATACCCACAATATTTTCCAGAGTCTCTTCCGTCTCTTTTTCCCTGCTCCCGTGGGCCAGTATCAAAATACCCGTCATTTTCATTCTCTCCTTTAAACCGTTCAACTCTTTTTCAGAACCTCTTCCGCACAGGCCAGAGTATCGTCGATATCCTCCGGAGTATGGGCAGCCGAGATAAAAACAGCCTCAAACTGAGATGGGGCAAAATAAATTCCCCGGCTCAGCATGAAGTTAAAATAGGTCCTGTATCTCTCCGTATCGCTTTGCCTGGCTTCCGTATCATTTCTGACTTCCTTCCCGCTAAAGAACAGGCAGGAAAGTGAGCCGATACCTGTGACAGAAGCATTCACCCCATGAGCTTCAATGATCGTTTTCAAGCCTTCTCTCAGCCTTTGCCCCAGAGCCTCCAGGTCGAAATAAATCCGGGGGTTTTCTTTCAGAATAGTGAGCTGGGTTATCCCGGCGGCCATAGCCACAGGATTACCGCTTAAGGTCCCTGCCTGATAGACAGCGCCGCTGGGCGCAATCATTTCCATGACTTCTTTCCTGCCGCCGTAAGCTCCTACCGGCAGTCCCCCGCCGATAATCTTCCCGAACGTCGTGAGGTCGGGAACAATCCCGTAATGCTCCTGGGCCCCGCCCGTCCCCAGGCGGAATCCGGTGATCACTTCATCCGCGATCATCAGAGCTCCGTTGTCCCGGCACAGTTTTTGCAGTCCCGGCAGGAAGCCCTCCCGGGGCAAAACAACCCCCATATTCGCGGGAACAAGCTCCAGGATCACTGCGGCAACCTGGCCCTTATTTTGTTCAAAGAGAGAAACAACACTTTCCAAATCATTGTATACCGCTGTCAGGGTATCATTGGCACACCCCGCCGGGACACCCAGGCTGTCGGGGACACCGGCCGTCATCACACCGGACCCGGCTTTGACCAGCATGGCATCGCTATGCCCGTGGTAGCAGCCCGCAAACTTGATGATCTTGTCTCTTCCCGTATAACCCCTGGCCAGCCTCAGCGCACTCATCACAGCTTCCGTACCGGAATTCACCAGCCGCACCATTTCCACCGACGGCACCAGCTCACAGATCAGCTCAGCCATGGTGACCTCCGCCCCGGTAGCCGCGCCGAAACTCAGTCCGTTCTCCGCCGAGCGAGCCACAGCCTGCACCACTTCTGGGCGGGCA harbors:
- a CDS encoding cobyrinate a,c-diamide synthase, which encodes MKAKIPRLMFSAFNSGGGKTTITCAILQALLTKGLTPAAFKCGPDYIDPMFHSEVTGVKARNLDVFLLPEGVCRYLLVRNSRTADLAILEGAMGYYDGLGADSTTASSYHLARVTGTPVVLIVDGKGSSLSLAALIQGFIRFRPESNIRGIILNRLSPGMFPLYRKMIEKETGIPVLGYFPYHKELSLASRHLGLITAAEVEDLREKTVRLGQQAAGTIDLAALLEIAAGAEDIRYEDQPVLRKGEVTVAVARDKAFCFYYQDSLELLEEMGAKIRYFSPLQDTALPECDGLILGGGYPEVFARELAENTRMKASLKAALKRRTPCLAECGGFMYLLEEITDQEGKHHEMTGAIRGKAFMTEKLNRFGYITLTSGNHNLLSEKGGQINAHEFHYSDSTANGSAFQARKPTRNMEWDCIQADANLFAGYPHLHLWGNIRFAVSFVEKCIAYRSRKRKENTKK
- a CDS encoding bifunctional cobalt-precorrin-7 (C(5))-methyltransferase/cobalt-precorrin-6B (C(15))-methyltransferase gives rise to the protein MPRINIVGIGPGDRKTMTEEAVGAIQNSRYLIGDKRVLEPFEHFRKEMFYSSNVKEINNYLTGLGQEEEASVLVSGDVGFYSLAKRLLETGKREEIRLICGLSSLQVFCSRLGIPWQDVNVLSLHGRDGNVLNRVMRHRTVFIMTGGSCTPAAVCRELCRSGLETVRVSVGENLSYPGERITTGTAEALAEEDFAELSVMLVFNNSPVQGELTTSGLPDGMFIRGDAPMTKQEIRAVVLSKLQLAAGDTVYDIGAGTGSVAVEMALRLTEGTVFAIEKEPGAVDLLQQNKQKFAAYNLHILQAAAPEGLAALPCPDKAFIGGSGGRLKDILDLVYAKNPRARVVLTAITLQTLTQAAAYYEGRTDLKAEIIQVGISKAQKLGGYHLLTGQNPVFVITAESGALA
- a CDS encoding sirohydrochlorin chelatase; translation: MTGILILAHGSREKETEETLENIVGMVKRILGLKYVEKAFLQFSETNLEQGLNKLIGQGIKDIKVIPYFLFEGVHIKEDIPKEINEFLQGYSDVRITFGRTLGTDNRLAEVLADRVKEVI
- the hemL gene encoding glutamate-1-semialdehyde 2,1-aminomutase, with protein sequence MTRSEELFLQAQTLMPGGVNSPVRAFQSVGSSPRFIGRAKGSRIYDVDGNEYLDYIGSWGPLILGHARPEVVQAVARSAENGLSFGAATGAEVTMAELICELVPSVEMVRLVNSGTEAVMSALRLARGYTGRDKIIKFAGCYHGHSDAMLVKAGSGVMTAGVPDSLGVPAGCANDTLTAVYNDLESVVSLFEQNKGQVAAVILELVPANMGVVLPREGFLPGLQKLCRDNGALMIADEVITGFRLGTGGAQEHYGIVPDLTTFGKIIGGGLPVGAYGGRKEVMEMIAPSGAVYQAGTLSGNPVAMAAGITQLTILKENPRIYFDLEALGQRLREGLKTIIEAHGVNASVTGIGSLSCLFFSGKEVRNDTEARQSDTERYRTYFNFMLSRGIYFAPSQFEAVFISAAHTPEDIDDTLACAEEVLKKS